One window from the genome of Asterias amurensis chromosome 12, ASM3211899v1 encodes:
- the LOC139944963 gene encoding ATP-binding cassette sub-family C member 5-like, with translation MTPDPSKDFLRTGVDSGALGDIRTDEDVELIAEPKSYDEIRRRRRGYRYGRRLKVLMPVRPSQTGHRAVYDSYGLLSFVFATYMTEIFMKAYTRLLTFADLYELSPADTALVAGLKVEELWKEEIRKKGIEKASLAWVVVRFIRTRHIVAYMFGFTAISCSFISGSFVIGQLLAFASNSDPEFRNKNWKTGLMWVGILIGLNVCRILLDTVHWSLNLQTATRARSGILAMVFQRVAKLRSLQERSVGEIVNICSNDSQRIFDAIVFVNFLFFSIFLLSAILGYGYYVAGWPALVGVFSTFVIFWPLTIVMGKLQSMIRQRSIKVTDLRVQKMNELLTYVKLIKMYAWEVPFSKAIAAIRAKERGYLEKAGYMQSMIIAVFPLTPNVATVITIIIATVINYEGLNAAGAFTLVSVFGSLGLVLGPTPWAIRALAEAKIGVDRLKSILMMEPAVPMSIMPPNDKYSVVIRDAVFSWDKVKDDNKSADKSDKKDGPASKPAAVVFKNQRVDFSVQVSLDEDDTDSSSSSSSSSSESSQGSTTPLPNEGDNHSKKMKANGIDGARPDRDTSVTNCKRRKSWNDEEIERLIGASKHSPVVQPDPSLVTDTLFDINFVLEKGRLTGICGSVGSGKTSLVAAILNNMHMPKGHCVVSGSIAYAAQEAWLFNATLKENILFGMPFDEDKYDNVIWACSLRMDLEILPNGDQTEIGERGLNMSGGQKQRISLARALYADRDIYLLDDPLSAVDAHVGKHIFEECISGALKGKTVLFVTHQLQYLKDCDVVLTMENGRIAERGSHGELMEKQGLYSNLIETFHSKQEDDDDEEEMMDEGSGVRLQRALSTMSTRSRAESVLGQVEMEAAPTDDGTLILAEEVGEGKVKSETYIGYIKAMGGPLIVGVPLCLFTIMLGLLTFNNYWLSLWFNDFLNGTMTEEELGRPPLIGDNKYISIYMMVYGFSLVGVFVLAAFKSVLYMKAALNAASNMHDTVFLKVFRSPMSFFDTTPTGRILNRFSKDLDEIDTLLPTNVESFMAQLFNFVFALVMLLIVFWQLIMLIIPITCIFYLILVLYRNTIRNLKRIENVTRSPWFSHISATSQGLATVHAYNKTKEFIIRFRDLLDNNSSPLLVFRLCSRWAGVRLDFLVVTLLALVSTAVVLMPSFFPAATAGLAITYTLRLTGCMQMLILMASETEARFTSVERILSYMKDLKMEAALTIKDKKPPKSWPSKGDIRFKRYQMRYREGLPLVIRGISLHIRPMEKVGIVGRTGSGKSSLAIALFRLVEASAGDIFIDDVNISEIGLHDLRQKISIIPQDPVLFIGTVRYNLDPFEQQSEKDIWQALDRSYMADKIRSLEGGLDAPVVEGGDNFSVGERQLLCMARALLRNSRILMLDEATAAIDTETDSLIQKTIREAFSDCTMLTIAHRLNTIMDSDRILVMDDGRVAEFDKPSVLLAKPDSHFSRMVAATEAQQED, from the exons ATGACCCCTGACCCATCTAAAGACTTCCTGCGGACGGGTGTAGACAGCGGCGCCCTTGGAGATATCCGCACAGATGAGGATGTTGAGCTCATCGCAGAACCCAAGTCGTACGATGAAATCCGTCGAAGAAGACGGGGGTATCGTTATGGTCGGAGGCTCAAAGTCCTCATGCCTGTTCGGCCAAGTCAGAC TGGACACCGAGCAGTCTACGACTCTTACGGTCTGTTGTCGTTTGTGTTTGCGACATACATGACAGAGATCTTCATGAAAGCCTACACTCGGCTGTTGACTTTTGCAGATCTCTATGAACTGTCTCCAGCAGATACGGCGTTAGTAGCGGGGTTAAA GGTTGAGGAGTTATGGAAGGAAGAAATCCGCAAGAAAGGAATTGAGAAGGCCTCCTTGGCGTGGGTCGTTGTAAGATTCATCCGGACGCGTCATATCGTTGCCTATATGTTTGGCTTCACTGCTATCAGTTGCAGTTTCATTTCTGGT TCCTTTGTGATTGGGCAGCTTCTTGCCTTTGCCAGTAACTCAGACCCTGAGTTCAGAAACAAGAACTGGAAAACTGGTTTGATGTGGGTGGGCATACTCATTGGACTCAATGTGTGTAGGATTCTGTTGGATACGGTGCATTGGAGTTTAAATCTGCAAACAGCAACGAGAGCTCGCTCTGGGATTCTCGCCATGGTGTTCCAGAGAGTTGCCAAGCTACGTAGTCTGCAGGAACGAAGCGTTGGAGag ATCGTCAACATCTGTTCCAATGACTCACAGCGAATCTTCGATGCCATTGTCTTCGTTAATTTCTTATTCTTCTCCATCTTTTTGCTTTCGGCTATCCTTGGCTATGGCTATTACGTGGCTGGCTGGCCAGCTCTAGTCGGTGTCTTCTCTACGTTTGTCATCTTTTGGCCCCTGACA ATCGTAATGGGTAAGCTACAATCAATGATCAGACAGCGGAGCATCAAAGTAACCGACTTAAGAGTCCAGAAGATGAATGAACTCCTAACATACGTCAAGTTGATCAAGATGTATGCTTGGGAAGTGCCATTTTCCAAGGCTATTGCAG CAATCAGAGCTAAAGAGAGAGGTTACTTGGAGAAAGCTGGCTACATGCAGAGTATGATCATCGCTGTGTTTCCATTGACACCCAACGTTGCCACGGTGATCACCATCATCATCGCCACGGTGATAAACTATGAGGGTCTGAATGCAGCAGGG GCCTTCACTCTGGTATCGGTCTTCGGTTCCCTCGGCCTTGTCTTGGGTCCCACCCCATGGGCCATCCGTGCTCTCGCTGAGGCCAAGATTGGTGTGGATAGGTTAAAG AGCATTCTCATGATGGAGCCAGCAGTACCCATGAGTATCATGCCACCCAACGACAAATACAGCGTTGTCATCAGAGATGCTGTCTTCTCTTGGGACAAAGTCAAGGACGACAACAAATCAGCTGACAAATCTGACAAGAAGGATGGTCCTGCTTCTAAGCCCGCTGCCGTTGTGTTCAAGAATCAACGAGTAGATTTCTCAGTCCAG GTTTCTTTGGATGAAGATGATACTgactcttcctcctcctcctcctcctcctcctccgaGAGCTCTCAAGGAAGTACGACACCCCTACCAAACGAGGGCGACAATCATTCTAAAAAGATGAAAGCAAATGGTATTGATGGTGCTAGACCAGATCGTGATACTAGCGTAACCAACTGTAAACGTCGTAAGAGCTGGAATGACGAAGAGATTGAGCGTTTGATTGGAGCTTCTAAACACTCACCGGTCGTACAACCTGATCCCTCTTTAGTTACGGATACATTGTTCGATATCAACTTTGTTCTGGAGAAG GGTCGTCTAACAGGTATTTGTGGCAGTGTAGGTAGCGGCAAGACGTCCTTGgtggcagccatcttgaacaACATGCACATGCCCAAAGGTCACTGCGTCGTCAGCGGGTCCATCGCATACGCTGCTCAAGAGGCGTGGCTTTTCAACGCAACATTGAAAGAGAACATCTTGTTTGGGATGCCGTTTGATGAGGATAAATACGATAATGTCATCTGGGCTTGTAGTTTGAGAATGGATCTAGAAATCTTGCCAAACGGAGATCAGACCGAG ATTGGAGAACGAGGATTGAATATGAGCGGTGGTCAGAAGCAACGGATCAGTCTGGCCAGAGCCCTCTACGCTGACCGAGATATTTATCTCTTAGACGACCCTCTTAGCGCGGTAGATGCTCACGTTGGTAAACACATCTTTGAAGAATGCATCAGCGGAGCTTTGAAAGGGAAGACTGTTTTGTTTGTCACTCACCAGcttcag TACTTGAAGGATTGCGATGTCGTTCTTACGATGGAGAACGGTCGTATCGCTGAGCGAGGTAGTCATGGGGAGCTGATGGAGAAACAAGGACTCTACTCCAATCTCATCGAGACGTTTCACTCCAAGCaggaggatgatgatgatgaagaggaAATGATGGACGAGGGGTCGGGCGTGAGACTCCAGAGGGCGCTAAGCACGATGAGTACGCGCTCTCGTGCCGAGAGTGTTCTTGGCCAGGTGGAAATGGAGGCTGCACCAACTGATGACG gtacGTTGATCTTAGCCGAGGAGGTTGGTGAAGGTAAAGTCAAGTCCGAGACGTACATTGGATACATCAAAGCCATGGGTGGTCCCCTGATAGTTGGTGTGCCATTGTGTCTCTTCACGATCATGTTGGGTTTACTGACGTTCAACAACTACTGGTTGTCATTGTGGTTTAACGACTTTCTGAACGGCACAATGACTGAGGAG GAGCTTGGTAGGCCGCCGCTGATTGGAGATAATAAATACATTTCTATCTACATGATGGTATATGGTTTCTCATTGGTTGGTGTCTTCGTTCTAGCTGCATTCAAGAGTGTTCTATATATGAAG GCCGCTCTGAATGCTGCGTCCAACATGCATGACACCGTCTTCCTGAAAGTATTTCGCAGTCCAATGAGTTTCTTCGACACCACTCCGACCGGCAGAATCCTCAATCGATTCTCAAAGGATTTAGATGAAA TTGACACGCTTTTGCCGACTAATGTAGAGTCTTTTATGGCCCAGCTCTTCAACTTCGTTTTTGCTCTCGTCATGTTGTTGATCGTCTTCTGGCAGCTGATCATGCTCATTATTCCCATCACCTGCATCTTCTACCTCATCCTCGTCTTATATCGCAACACGATCCGCAATCTGAAGAGGATTGAGAACGTGACTCGTTCTCCGTGGTTCTCACACATCAGTGCGACATCCCAGGGGCTTGCTACGGTGCATGCTTACAATAAGACCAAAGAGTTTATCATCAG GTTTCGGGATCTTCTGGACAACAACTCCTCGCCACTACTTGTTTTCAGACTTTGCAGTCGATGGGCCGGGGTTCGACTCGACTTCTTGGTAGTGACTCTCTTAGCATTGGTTAGCACGGCCGTTGTCCTCATGCCATCCTTCTTCCCAGCTGCCACTGCTGGTCTGGCCATTACTTACACACTAAGG ttgACAGGTTGCATGCAGATGTTGATTCTAATGGCATCCGAGACAGAAGCTCGCTTCACATCGGTGGAGAGGATCCTGTCTTACATGAAG GACCTGAAAATGGAAGCTGCGTTGACGATCAAAGATAAGAAGCCGCCTAAGAGTTGGCCCTCAAAGGGAGACATCCGCTTCAAGAGATATCAGATGAGGTACCGAGAAGGTTTGCCTCTCGTTATCCGAGGGATCTCACTTCATATCAGGCCCATGGAAAAAGTTGGCATCGTTGGACGAACCGGATCTG GTAAATCTTCTCTTGCCATCGCCCTATTCCGTCTTGTCGAGGCATCAGCTGGAGACATCTTTATCGATGATGTGAATATCAGCGAGATCGGACTTCATGATCTACGTCAGAAGATCTCAATCATTCCTCAGGATCCTGTCTTGTTTATCGGAACGGTCCG ATACAACCTTGATCCGTTTGAGCAACAATCTGAGAAGGACATCTGGCAGGCTCTTGATCGCTCTTACATGGCTGATAAG ATTCGGTCACTAGAGGGCGGGCTTGATGCACCTGTTGTAGAGGGTGGTGATAACTTCTCTGTTGGTGAACGACAACTCCTGTGTATGGCAAGAGCTCTATTGAGGAACAGTAGG ATCCTGATGTTAGATGAGGCCACAGCTGCTATTGATACAGAGACTGACTCTCTGATCCAGAAGACAATCCGAGAGGCTTTCAGTGACTGTACTATGCTGACCATCGCTCATAGACTCAACACTATCATGGACTCAGACCGGATTCTAGTCATGGACGATGGAAGG
- the LOC139944835 gene encoding stress-associated endoplasmic reticulum protein 2-like, which translates to MPSKQRMRLANEKASKNVEKRGNVPKSSKPSDDKYPVAPWLLGLFIFVVCGSAIFQIIQSIRMQ; encoded by the exons ATGCCGAGCAAACAGAGAATGAGACTAGCGAATGAGAAGGCATCGAAAAATGTGGAGAAAAGAGGAAATGTTCCAAAATCATCG AAACCTTCAGACGACAAATACCCAGTTGCTCCATGGTTATTGGGACTCTTCATCTTTGTGGTTTGTGGATCAG CCATTTTCCAGATTATTCAGTCGATAAGAATGCAATAG
- the LOC139944836 gene encoding D-beta-hydroxybutyrate dehydrogenase, mitochondrial-like — MPVNNRTYFASWVLLTFVALAVYKAEDSYGAKVISVLFALSGLYIGAKLIPRGRVSPEGRAVFITGCDTGFGNLLARRLDSVGFTVLAGCYLPDGTGACNLVQETSSRLTIVPCDVTSDDSVQRAKEIIKKELKTQGKELLAVVNNAGIWSPGHIEWVSLNRYKNIAEVNLYGLIRVTRAMLPLIRKSKGRVVNVASISGLWSLPSNSPYCMTKYAVECFSDTLRYEMSPWGVKVAIVEPGEYGKLTNIGMNSKEVIIATANALWEDMSADVQQDYGREYFDAQADIYNQSREECWDDVTPVIDAMFDAVTSRSPKHRYLVGELWTYFSKFKFTLLPSWMTDGVFKQLLDGFPKPAARREKFE, encoded by the exons ATGCCTGTGAATAACCGAACCTACTTTGCATCATGGGTCTTACTAACTTTCGTCGCACTTGCTGTTTATAAGGCAGAAGATAGTTATGGCGCGAAAGTTATATCAGTGCTATTTGCTCTCTCTGGTCTGTACATTGGTGCCAAG CTTATACCCAGGGGTAGAGTGAGTCCCGAGGGTAGGGCAGTATTTATCACAGGATGTGACACCGGTTTCGGTAATCTATTGGCAAGGAGACTGGATAGCGTTGGCTTTACTGTACTGGCTGGGTGCTATTTACCAG ACGGGACAGGGGCGTGCAACCTTGTTCAAGAAACATCATCGAGATTGACTATCGTCCCCTGTGACGTCACGTCTGACGACTCGGTCCAGAGGGCAAAGGAGATCATTAAGAAAGAATTGAAAACACAAGGAAAAG aGTTATTGGCAGTAGTGAATAACGCTGGTATTTGGAGCCCAGGGCACATCGAATGGGTATCATTGAATCGGTACAAGAATATAGCAGAGGTTAACCTTTACGGACTAATAAGAGTTACGCGTGCAATGCTGCCTCTTATTCGCAAATCAAAAG GTCGTGTGGTGAATGTGGCTAGTATTTCTGGTCTGTGGTCACTTCCGTCCAACTCACCATACTGTATGACCAAATACGCGGTGGAGTGCTTTTCAGACACACTACGTTACGAGATGAGCCCTTGGGGAGTCAAG GTTGCCATCGTTGAACCGGGCGAATATGGTAAACTAACAAACATAGGAATGAATTCCAAAGAGGTAATCATTGCCACAgccaatgcattgtgggaagatATGAGCGCGGACGTGCAACAAGACTACGGCAGGGAATATTTCGACGCTCAAGCTGACATATACAACCAGAGTCGCGAGGAATGCTGGGATGACGTCACGCCAGTTATAGACGCCATGTTTGATGCGGTCACCTCCCGGTCGCCCAAGCATAGATATTTAGTTGGGGAGCTGTGgacttatttttcaaaatttaaatttactctttTGCCATCTTGGATGACGGATGGTGTTTTTAAACAGCTACTGGATGGGTTTCCAAAACCAGCTGCCCGGCGAGAAAAATTTGAGTAA
- the LOC139944837 gene encoding thiosulfate sulfurtransferase/rhodanese-like domain-containing protein 3, producing the protein MATVSLFRAATAARFSNTVTRTRSLFSVTVTQPSRQSREFHPVSSNKALLKWQTDLQTSNLKAPVFSRPFSTEAQIEDEDNVYYEGLVRRIRSGDMQMIDVRDLSELEEFGTIIPNVCHIPVLQVEAALKLSDEDFKAKYGHPKPKKTDENIVFSCKKGIRSLTARNTARDMGFKKARHYPGAWMEWARMNNLPSPKE; encoded by the exons ATGGCTACCGTATCGTTATTTCGTGCTGCAACGGCTGCACGATTTAGCAACACAGTGACAAGAACTCGCAG TTTGTTCAGTGTGACAGTCACGCAGCCGAGCCGGCAGAGCAGAGAGTTCCACCCTGTGTCTTCCAACAAGGCCCTGCTTAAAT GGCAAACTGATCTACAAACTTCCAACTTGAAGGCGCCAGTGTTTTCCCGCCCTTTTAGCACAGAAGCTCAGATTGAAGACGAGGATAACGTCTACTATGAAGGGTTGGTCAGACGTATTCGTAGCGGGGATATGCAGATGATTGACGTTCGTGATCTATCGGAGCTTGAAGAGTTTGGGACCATCATACCAAATGTCTGTCATATTCCAG TACTGCAGGTGGAGGCAGCGCTGAAACTGTCTGATGAGGACTTCAAGGCCAAATATGGGCATCCTAAACCTAAAAAGACGGATGAAAACATCGTCTTTTCGTGTAAGAAAGGCATCCGGAGCCTGACAGCACGGAATACCGCCAGGGACATGGGATTCAAAAA agcGAGACACTATCCTGGTGCGTGGATGGAATGGGCCAGAATGAACAACCTGCCATCCCCTAAAGAGTAG
- the LOC139944838 gene encoding rhodanese domain-containing protein CG4456-like, with the protein MEKGDKMESPLLEDEQNVYYDGLVKRIQSGDLQLIEVRNAPELAQTGTIIENICHVPVPELEEALQLSDEAFLAKYGHPKPQKTQDNVVFTCRIGNRSLKALNIAKALGYTKARHYPGGWTEWIQKNPRSSSSN; encoded by the exons ATGGAGAAAGGAGATAAGATGGAGTCCCCGTTacttgaagacgagcagaatgtTTACTACGATGGGCTAGTCAAACGAATACAGAGCGGTGATTTGCAGCTCATTGAAGTCCGGAACGCTCCGGAGTTAGCTCAGACAGGAACAATCATCGAGAATATCTGTCATGTTCCAG TTCCCGAATTAGAAGAGGCACTCCAGCTTTCAGACGAAGCCTTTCTTGCCAAATATGGGCATCCGAAACCCCAAAAGACACAAGATAATGTGGTGTTCACCTGTAGGATTGGCAACCGGAGTTTGAAGGCGCTAAATATAGCGAAGGCATTAGGTTACACAAA AGCAAGACATTACCCCGGTGGCTGGACTGAATGGATACAGAAGAATCCAAGAAGCAGCAGTAGTAACTAG